A segment of the Catharus ustulatus isolate bCatUst1 chromosome 21, bCatUst1.pri.v2, whole genome shotgun sequence genome:
GCCGTGCCGGAGGTGCCCGAGGCGGAGCGGCTCTTCCTGAGGGAGCACCCGCTgctcagccccgcggggcccggCAAGGTGCGGCCGTGTGGGGGCTGTGAGGGCGGGGGGCACCCTgagggggctgtgaggggatggagctgagggGATGGAGCCGCCTCCCTGCGGGTCCGCGTGGGACCCGATGGAGAGCCTGGCCCGAAGTGTTCGCACAGCGCTGGAAGGCGGAGGaaggctggggagcagagccctggtgtgccctgccctccccagccctgggatgggtACGGGAAGGGTGTTGGACATCGGAAGGGGCTGCCCAAGGGAGGTGTGGAGTCCCCATGCCTGCTGAACGGCTTGGaagtggcactcagtgccacgGTGTGGTTGGCAAGGTGGGGATCGGCcacaggttggactcgatggtctGGGAGGTGCTTTCCGAATAGATTCAGAGATTCAGTGGGATAAACCCCTGCTTTTCCTGACCATTGGTGTTTCTTTCAGGTGAGGTGCAGGCTGACGGGCCATGAGCTGCCCTGTCGCCTGTCGGAGCTGCAGGCTTACACCAGCGGCAAGAAGTACCAGCGGCTCATAAAGGCAGCCAGAGAGTTCGACTATGGCACGTTTGAGCCCCACATAGTGCCCAGCACCAAGAATTTGTACGTATTCTCCCTCCTGTGTGTTGGGCTTTACACTTTGTTCAATCTCAGACATAAAGTGGTTGAGCTTTATAAAGTTCTTAGGTCTTTATGGATTTGGGGAGACTGGGAAAGGCTTTATAAAATATCTATCAACTTGCAGTGCTTGTAAGTGAAAATTTCTGAAGTCATAACACACTTTTAACTGTTTCTGACCCTTTGTGTCTGTCAGACACCAGCTGTTCTGCAAGCTCACCCTCAGACACATCAACAAACTTCCAGAGCATGTCCTGCGTCACGTCCAAGGGAAGCGCTACCAGAAGGCCCTGAAAAAGTGTGAGTAGCTTTTCTGAAGCTGTACCAGGCAGCATTTCTTTCTGAGCTGTTGAGATTCCAGTGTTTCTCTCTGAAGTGGGTGGGACAGCTTTGTTTAAATTGACAGCAGTGTGTTAGCATGTGTCTTCCTCAGCTAGGAAGGAAGGTCTCAGATATAGGGAGCAATTGGCTTCTAGCAAATACCTTGGGACATCCTTCCTTAAGAGGATGAGCTCTAAACTCCCCCAGGGAGCGTGATTCCTGTGTCCAGCACTATCTGTGTTAACATCTTCCCTGGTCCATAGCACTGCTGTGGATTGTGGATGTATATTTGGAGCATGCTGGACTTTGGAGCTGCATTTCCTATAAGCttgagctgggaatgggaggaCTCAGGGGCTGGGCAGCTGATCATTGCTGCCTGACCCTCTCTCAGATGAAGAATGCCAGAGGGAAGGAGTGGAGTatgtccctgcctgcctgagACAGAAGAAGCAGCGGGCACAGCACCCTGATGACCAAATGAATGGGAGCAGGCAGCCTCACAGGAAAGAGGAGTTCTGGGAGCCAAAGTCCAGcgaggaggatggagaggagacaGATGACAGCATGAGTGACCTGTACCCACGTGAGTGAGAGCCTTGGTGTCATCCATGTCCTCAAGGGAATGGGCTGGTTAATTGTCTCCTGATTTCTTTACATTGCTGCCTGATGCTGCTGTGCCAACTTCATCCAGTTGCAAGTCCTTGGGTTTTGGAAAAGCTTACCACCAGCAAATAAGAAACAGTTAATGCTAAGTAATAACGAGTTGGATCATGCAAGGTGTGAGGGAAGGGACACAAGATCCACTGGGATTTGCTGTTTTAGGAATCTCCCCTTGTTTCTCAACAAGTCCTTGACAGAAGTGGTCAGGCTGTTCTGCTGACTCAGATCTGGAGGTGCAAATCCATcttgctgcaggagctggggtgtAACACATGGCACCACTTGTGCTGACCTTCCCAGAATGGGAATAGAAAGAGCACCAAGGCACGTTTCCAATAAACACCAGCACGTTTATTTCCCAAGTATTTCAGCAGTGAAATATGCCTGGTGACTGAAAGCAAAAGtgaggggaggcagagcctgTGTGCACAGAGAACTGATTTTGAGCTCAATCTTTTTTAGCTGCActcttcccagaaaaaaacccatcagctCCACAGACCACAAAGGGCAGCGATGACTTCGTGACAGACAGCGAGGACGACGGCGCCAAGCAGAACGGGGAGCACGGGGCAAGgagggatggcagcagagcagctggcaaGAGGGGAAAGGTGGGAGTCAttcactgcctgcagcagcagggagtgtGGAGCTGGGATCCCATCCCGTAGGTGTTCCAGCTATTCCTGTCTGGGAGCCAGCAGAAGGTGCAAAACTGTTCAGAATAGatttttccctgtgtgccagACAGTGACTTGCATCCCGAGGTGTGAATTCCTGCCAGGCAATATTTATCCTGGCTGGGGTAGTGAGGGGTGTTCCTGCCTGTACAAACAGCTCATCTTGGGTGGGGTCCTGCCCCACACCATTGTAGAATGAAAGCTGATTTGTGTCCTGTGGGTTCTGCAATTGTTCtccaaatacattaaaaaattgaaCTGTTTTGCACAGAGTCCCTCTAGCCCATTTTCCTGCCACTGCTTTACTTTATAGACATATCAAACTAGAAAGTTAGGGCTGGATAAAGTTTGGATTCATTGCTGCAGGGAGCCTGTCAGTTTGTACCTAATGAAACCATCAGaaagggctgagctgcaggatccTGGCTCCTGAGCAGACTTGGGCTCGTTCTGGCTGTTGAAGATCACACTCAGTTTCTGTTTAAGCTGTCTCAGGCAAGGCTTGATCTGCATGTTGGAAATAagctgattaattttttttctctacagaaaCAGACAGGCcctttaaagaagaaattcaaGAGCCATCACCGAAAACCCAAAAACttcaagaaagcaaaaaatgggaaataaatgctATGATAAATACCTGGCCTGAAGCCTGTTGTGTAACAGTTCCAGTGGGAGCACAGGATGAAGTGTCTGCCCATTCCAGTTAAGTGCTACAGGTGTGGAGGGGAATAAAGGAGTGGAATGAAGTTGCATTCCAAGAACTtccagccagccccacaccaAGGGAAGGTTGTCTGCTGAAGTCAGGTCCACCCAGCTCAGTTTTTACAGAAAGTTGGTTTTTGTTAGgcaggaaagcacagcagctcagcagtggagcagcaccagccacaCACGCCAAGTGGATACAAAGATgccattgttttattttgattgttttcaaaaa
Coding sequences within it:
- the SURF2 gene encoding surfeit locus protein 2, with the translated sequence MAAPGPGGAEAVPEVPEAERLFLREHPLLSPAGPGKVRCRLTGHELPCRLSELQAYTSGKKYQRLIKAAREFDYGTFEPHIVPSTKNLHQLFCKLTLRHINKLPEHVLRHVQGKRYQKALKKYEECQREGVEYVPACLRQKKQRAQHPDDQMNGSRQPHRKEEFWEPKSSEEDGEETDDSMSDLYPPALFPEKNPSAPQTTKGSDDFVTDSEDDGAKQNGEHGARRDGSRAAGKRGKKQTGPLKKKFKSHHRKPKNFKKAKNGK